In a genomic window of Anoxybacter fermentans:
- the arcC gene encoding carbamate kinase → MAKVITVALGGNAINKPGQKGTAEEQFENVRNTTKQIVKMIKKGHKIIITHGNGPQVGSILIQQEAGSDQVPPMTLDICGSQTQGQIGYMIQQSLGNEMKKEGINKTVVSLVTQVIVDRNDEAFQNPRKPVGPFFDEEHAKKMMKEKGETWIEDAGRGWRKVVPSPIPKGIVEIEAIKSLVDAGFIVVASGGGGIPVVINEDGTYTGVEAVIDKDRAGEVLAEEVNADILMILTDVPYAAINYGTPEQKNLEKVKLSEMKRYFAEGHFKAGSMGPKVEAAIKFVENGGEKAIIASLENALEALENDKGTVIIPD, encoded by the coding sequence ATGGCTAAAGTTATAACCGTTGCGCTGGGTGGAAATGCAATTAATAAGCCAGGTCAGAAGGGAACTGCCGAAGAACAATTTGAAAATGTACGAAATACTACTAAACAGATTGTAAAAATGATCAAAAAGGGTCACAAAATTATTATTACCCACGGAAATGGACCACAGGTGGGTTCAATCCTGATTCAGCAGGAAGCAGGTAGTGATCAGGTTCCGCCTATGACTTTGGATATTTGTGGTTCTCAAACCCAGGGTCAGATTGGCTATATGATTCAGCAGTCTCTGGGCAATGAGATGAAGAAAGAAGGAATTAATAAAACTGTGGTTTCATTGGTAACCCAGGTTATTGTTGATAGAAATGATGAGGCGTTTCAAAATCCCCGCAAACCTGTTGGACCTTTTTTTGATGAAGAACATGCTAAAAAGATGATGAAAGAAAAGGGTGAAACCTGGATTGAAGATGCAGGCCGCGGTTGGAGAAAAGTAGTTCCATCTCCTATTCCCAAAGGAATTGTGGAGATTGAAGCGATTAAATCTCTGGTAGATGCCGGTTTTATTGTTGTTGCTTCCGGTGGGGGTGGAATTCCTGTTGTTATCAATGAAGATGGGACCTATACTGGGGTTGAGGCAGTGATTGATAAAGATCGGGCAGGCGAAGTATTGGCTGAAGAAGTGAATGCTGATATACTGATGATTTTGACTGACGTACCTTATGCTGCTATTAACTATGGAACTCCAGAACAGAAGAATCTTGAAAAAGTTAAACTTTCTGAAATGAAACGCTATTTTGCTGAAGGGCATTTTAAAGCCGGAAGTATGGGGCCAAAAGTTGAAGCTGCAATTAAGTTTGTTGAAAACGGTGGAGAGAAAGCGATTATTGCTTCATTAGAAAACGCTCTTGAAGCTTTGGAAAATGATAAAGGAACTGTGATTATTCCTGATTAA
- a CDS encoding LacI family DNA-binding transcriptional regulator: MPLTMKDIARMVGVSESTVSRAINGKPGVGKETREKILALVKKYQYQPNTLAKGLASQKTRTLGLIIPDITYPYLTRIVKGIEERANELGYHLILANTGGNRDKEISYLSLFQQNRVEGIIFVGGSLAEEEIIKLGLNKYPLVLVNKLMEELALPTLLIDHQQGAELAITHLIERGHQRIGMVVGSLDDLTNFQLLEGYKEALKQSNLPFLKNMVVEVEDSRQGGYNGFLKLIEEENLPSAIFAASDLLAVGVVEAIKMGGYLIPDEIAVVGYGDTLITEIIHPPLTTIRLPLSELGKRAIDRLVKVIEKTKIEEPFEILTSKLIRRHST, from the coding sequence ATGCCGTTAACAATGAAAGATATTGCGAGAATGGTTGGGGTTTCTGAATCTACAGTCTCAAGGGCTATTAACGGCAAACCTGGTGTTGGAAAAGAAACCAGAGAAAAGATTCTAGCGCTTGTAAAAAAATATCAATATCAACCTAATACTCTGGCTAAAGGTCTGGCTTCCCAGAAGACTCGCACCCTGGGACTGATTATTCCAGATATTACATATCCCTATCTGACTAGGATTGTGAAGGGAATAGAAGAGCGAGCAAATGAGCTGGGATATCATTTAATACTTGCCAATACAGGTGGGAACCGTGATAAAGAGATAAGTTATTTATCCCTTTTTCAACAAAATCGTGTTGAAGGGATTATCTTTGTGGGAGGTTCTCTGGCTGAGGAAGAGATTATTAAATTAGGGTTAAACAAATATCCTCTGGTGTTAGTTAATAAATTGATGGAAGAGCTGGCATTACCTACTCTTCTTATAGATCACCAACAAGGTGCAGAGCTGGCCATTACTCACTTAATAGAGAGAGGTCATCAAAGAATAGGGATGGTAGTTGGCTCTTTAGATGATTTGACGAATTTTCAGCTTTTAGAAGGATATAAGGAAGCTTTGAAACAGAGCAATCTGCCATTTTTAAAAAACATGGTGGTTGAAGTTGAGGATTCCCGCCAGGGAGGGTATAATGGATTTCTTAAACTAATAGAGGAGGAGAATCTCCCTAGTGCTATTTTCGCTGCCAGTGATTTGTTGGCAGTGGGAGTTGTGGAAGCAATCAAAATGGGAGGTTATTTAATTCCAGATGAGATTGCGGTTGTAGGTTATGGTGATACATTAATAACTGAGATTATTCATCCGCCTCTGACGACAATAAGGCTGCCATTGTCAGAACTGGGTAAAAGAGCGATAGATCGATTGGTCAAAGTAATTGAAAAAACGAAGATTGAAGAACCTTTTGAGATTTTAACTTCTAAATTAATCAGGCGGCATTCGACTTAG
- a CDS encoding ABC transporter ATP-binding protein: MAKVTLRGVTKRYGDVVAVNNVNLDIKDKEFLVLVGPSGCGKSTTLRMIAGLEEITEGTIEIGDTIVNDIPPKDRDIAMVFQNYALYPHMDVYNNMAFGLKLRKFPKDEIDRRVKEAARILGIENLLDRKPKQLSGGQRQRVALGRAIVREPKVFLMDEPLSNLDAKLRVQMRAELQKLHDRLQTTVIYVTHDQTEAMTMGDRIVVLKDGVVQQVDTPLTLYNKPANMFVAGFIGSPSMNFLKTVIVKEDENYYVDGGAFKIKIPEDKVREFPKVKEYQGKEVVFGIRPEDINDAQLADIKITNDNSFTAEVEVVEPMGSEIYLYLKIDDHSVIARVKADSTAKVGDNIKVVIDTSKMHIFDAETEEAIF; this comes from the coding sequence ATGGCAAAAGTAACACTGAGAGGTGTAACAAAGAGATATGGTGATGTTGTTGCAGTTAATAATGTGAACCTGGATATTAAAGATAAGGAGTTTCTGGTACTGGTAGGTCCTTCCGGTTGCGGTAAATCTACCACTCTGAGAATGATTGCTGGTTTGGAAGAGATTACAGAAGGTACTATTGAAATTGGTGATACCATCGTTAATGATATTCCTCCAAAAGACCGGGATATTGCGATGGTATTCCAGAACTATGCTCTCTATCCACATATGGATGTTTATAACAACATGGCTTTTGGTTTGAAATTGAGAAAGTTTCCGAAAGATGAGATCGACCGCCGTGTTAAAGAAGCTGCCCGGATTTTGGGTATTGAAAACCTGTTGGATCGTAAACCTAAGCAATTATCTGGTGGTCAGCGCCAGCGTGTAGCATTAGGTCGTGCTATTGTTCGTGAACCTAAAGTATTTTTGATGGATGAACCCCTTTCCAATTTGGATGCTAAATTAAGAGTTCAGATGCGTGCTGAGTTGCAAAAACTCCATGATCGTTTACAAACTACTGTTATTTACGTAACTCATGATCAGACTGAAGCGATGACCATGGGGGATAGAATTGTTGTTCTTAAAGACGGAGTTGTTCAGCAGGTTGATACCCCATTAACACTTTATAATAAACCAGCTAATATGTTTGTGGCTGGCTTTATCGGTTCTCCTTCCATGAACTTCTTAAAGACTGTAATTGTTAAGGAAGACGAAAATTATTATGTAGATGGTGGTGCTTTTAAAATTAAGATTCCTGAAGATAAGGTTCGAGAATTCCCGAAAGTTAAAGAATATCAAGGTAAAGAAGTTGTTTTTGGTATCCGTCCAGAGGATATTAATGACGCCCAATTAGCAGATATTAAAATAACAAATGACAACAGTTTTACTGCTGAGGTAGAAGTAGTAGAGCCAATGGGTTCTGAAATCTATCTCTATCTAAAAATTGATGATCATTCTGTAATTGCACGGGTTAAGGCTGACAGTACTGCAAAAGTTGGCGATAACATTAAAGTGGTAATCGATACTTCCAAAATGCATATCTTTGATGCAGAGACCGAAGAGGCAATCTTCTAG
- a CDS encoding sugar phosphate isomerase/epimerase family protein → MRLAEQIGLALGSLQDVEVDEGLKKASEHGYLAVEISGDESFSDLGLRGLWPWERRIWNHIKPLLKPFHFKAYHSPYANLNFLTLNPVIRDAALEQIKASIDIAEEMGLSPVIVHPGIPREDMDTRVLDFLITTFLGELAAYAEEKKVKVAIETCEYFSDLSVLKEYIAKIDSPYLGICLDLEETMVEFNELDNDSLCEFIRSISGKLFHVRLHGMDTKWANGRLNYEEVCKTLIRENYNGAVIFHILTEEIDNINKTRDVIYKVG, encoded by the coding sequence ATGAGATTAGCTGAGCAGATTGGGCTGGCATTGGGTAGTCTTCAGGATGTTGAGGTTGATGAGGGATTGAAAAAGGCTTCAGAGCACGGTTATTTAGCTGTTGAGATTTCGGGAGATGAGTCATTTTCTGATCTTGGTTTACGCGGACTCTGGCCATGGGAGAGAAGAATTTGGAATCATATCAAACCTCTATTAAAACCTTTCCATTTTAAAGCATACCATTCTCCTTATGCAAATCTCAATTTCCTTACCTTAAATCCGGTAATCAGAGATGCTGCTTTGGAACAGATCAAAGCATCCATTGATATCGCTGAAGAGATGGGTTTAAGTCCGGTGATTGTTCATCCTGGAATACCAAGGGAAGATATGGATACAAGAGTTCTGGATTTTTTAATCACAACATTTCTTGGGGAATTAGCTGCTTATGCAGAAGAAAAGAAGGTTAAAGTAGCTATAGAGACCTGTGAGTATTTCTCTGACCTTTCAGTTCTTAAAGAGTATATTGCAAAGATTGATTCACCTTATCTGGGAATTTGCCTTGATTTAGAAGAGACAATGGTTGAATTTAATGAATTGGATAATGATTCATTATGTGAATTTATTCGTTCAATTTCTGGTAAGCTTTTTCATGTTCGTTTACATGGTATGGATACAAAGTGGGCGAACGGAAGACTTAACTATGAAGAGGTTTGTAAAACTCTTATAAGAGAAAATTATAATGGAGCAGTAATTTTCCATATTTTAACTGAAGAAATTGATAATATAAATAAGACCCGTGACGTTATCTACAAAGTCGGATAA
- a CDS encoding GGDEF domain-containing protein — MDDYKLLWEKIKIKLICVGIPVIGLTILFYNLPKVNPFSGLEIIFFMIVNIFAELLIVELPIGIQISLSYPIMICVLLLFGPIITMWVYIPALVISQVMNKREPFKIIYNVSQISISIYIVSLFLPDSFSTIVLSRDILWIFLVIVFLNLLNITQVVLFISVKGSCNFFRIFKDIWFKEMLSVLPIYYATGLIMAVCYQAQGVLGSLIVIAPLLGIFSQLNIQNKLKIESHRANTDALTGLFNRRALTSWWQRVFPQILNTNKTLSVLMIDIDDFKKINDAYGHDVGDKVLKSVAGTIKKCIRRSDFVYRFGGEEFIVLLPESDINNAKKIAERVRLAINKIKISQIKDISVSIGVSGLNSCVLERSDDIPGELIRQADIAMYVAKREGKNRIWIYS, encoded by the coding sequence ATGGATGACTATAAGTTGTTATGGGAAAAAATTAAGATTAAACTTATTTGTGTAGGTATTCCTGTTATAGGTTTAACTATATTATTTTATAATTTGCCCAAAGTAAACCCGTTCTCAGGTTTAGAAATAATTTTTTTTATGATTGTTAATATTTTTGCTGAGCTTTTAATTGTTGAGTTACCTATTGGAATTCAGATTAGTTTGAGTTATCCTATTATGATTTGTGTTTTGCTCTTATTTGGGCCAATTATTACTATGTGGGTATATATTCCAGCCTTGGTTATTAGTCAGGTTATGAATAAACGGGAACCGTTTAAGATTATATATAATGTCAGTCAGATCAGTATTTCTATATATATTGTAAGTTTATTTTTACCGGATAGTTTTTCAACTATTGTTCTTAGCCGTGATATTTTATGGATTTTTTTAGTCATAGTTTTTCTTAATTTATTGAATATTACCCAGGTTGTACTTTTCATTTCAGTTAAAGGGAGTTGTAATTTTTTCAGGATCTTTAAAGATATTTGGTTTAAGGAAATGTTAAGTGTGCTTCCAATATATTATGCAACAGGATTGATTATGGCGGTTTGTTATCAAGCTCAGGGTGTGTTGGGCAGTCTTATAGTAATAGCTCCTTTATTAGGTATTTTCTCTCAGTTAAATATTCAAAATAAATTAAAAATTGAGTCACATCGTGCTAACACTGATGCACTCACCGGATTATTTAATCGTCGTGCTTTAACCAGCTGGTGGCAGCGGGTGTTTCCCCAAATCCTCAATACTAACAAAACTTTGAGTGTATTAATGATTGATATTGATGATTTTAAAAAAATTAATGATGCTTACGGACACGATGTTGGTGATAAAGTATTGAAGTCGGTAGCCGGTACTATTAAGAAATGTATTCGACGGTCTGATTTTGTTTATCGTTTTGGTGGTGAAGAATTTATTGTGTTATTGCCAGAATCAGATATTAATAATGCAAAAAAAATAGCAGAACGGGTACGTTTAGCTATTAATAAGATTAAAATTTCACAAATAAAGGATATTTCGGTAAGTATAGGGGTATCCGGTTTGAATTCATGCGTACTGGAAAGAAGTGATGATATTCCTGGTGAGCTAATTCGACAAGCTGATATTGCCATGTATGTGGCGAAAAGGGAAGGGAAAAACCGGATTTGGATTTATTCTTAA
- a CDS encoding ABC-ATPase domain-containing protein — protein MYNKDQLRNTLRKIDGKGYKAYKELQGKEYDFGEYSITFDYVQGDPFASPTKVTIKVPQKIAGFKRELYENHARKTALTDYLTRAFARAISKYAKGNRGTGKSGMIGIDCPGQEVLVRTSADIDDEKILVRIVVGLPAQGRRILAKQAIAMFFEEIPELVKTALIYENLPEKELINHIQIVEDQEVMRNQLKEKGLVAFIGNGSILPRRSGIDDRPMSKDKAVAFVSPPDLEVELETKHQGKVKGMGIPEGVTLLVGGGYHGKSTVLKAIERGVYNHIPGDGRERVVTVSTAFKIRAEDGRRVEKVNISPFINNLPHGQDTHEFSTEDASGSTSQAANIMEALELNSKLLLLDEDTSATNFMIRDARMQELVAKEKEPITPFIDQVTFLKKELDVSTIMVIGGSGDYFDVADCVIMMDHYLPHHVTAEAKEIAKKYATHRRVEESGGFTDIKLDRIPLPQGFNPKKGRKVKIKARGLHHIQFGMEDIKLEFVEQLVDKSQTKAIGDIIYYALNKGYLDGNRSLFEVLKMVYQDIEQYGLEVIAPFGNSDGDYALPRLLEVGAAINRLRTLQIK, from the coding sequence ATGTACAATAAGGACCAATTAAGAAATACTTTACGCAAAATTGATGGCAAAGGTTATAAAGCTTATAAGGAATTACAGGGAAAAGAATATGATTTTGGAGAATATTCCATTACCTTTGATTATGTTCAGGGTGACCCTTTTGCCAGTCCTACTAAAGTGACTATTAAAGTACCTCAAAAAATTGCAGGTTTTAAAAGAGAACTTTATGAAAATCATGCGCGGAAAACAGCTTTAACTGATTATCTAACCCGTGCTTTTGCCAGAGCGATCAGTAAATATGCAAAAGGAAATCGAGGTACGGGAAAAAGCGGTATGATTGGGATTGATTGTCCAGGCCAGGAGGTTTTGGTTAGAACCTCCGCGGATATAGATGATGAAAAAATTCTGGTAAGGATTGTGGTTGGACTGCCGGCACAGGGGAGGCGGATATTGGCAAAACAAGCAATTGCTATGTTTTTTGAAGAAATACCAGAATTAGTAAAAACAGCACTTATATACGAAAATTTACCTGAAAAGGAGTTAATAAATCATATTCAGATTGTAGAAGACCAGGAGGTTATGCGGAATCAGCTGAAAGAAAAGGGGCTTGTTGCTTTTATCGGTAATGGATCGATTTTGCCGCGGCGGAGTGGAATTGATGATCGGCCCATGTCAAAAGATAAAGCAGTAGCCTTTGTTTCACCTCCTGATCTGGAGGTTGAACTTGAGACCAAACATCAGGGGAAAGTGAAAGGAATGGGAATTCCTGAAGGAGTAACTCTCCTTGTTGGGGGAGGATATCATGGCAAATCTACTGTCCTTAAAGCTATAGAAAGAGGTGTTTACAATCACATTCCCGGTGACGGCCGGGAACGGGTAGTAACTGTCTCTACTGCCTTTAAAATCCGGGCCGAAGATGGCCGGAGGGTGGAAAAAGTTAATATCAGTCCATTTATCAACAATTTACCTCATGGTCAGGATACCCATGAATTTTCCACAGAAGATGCCAGTGGTAGTACTTCTCAGGCAGCTAATATTATGGAAGCATTAGAGTTAAATTCAAAATTACTTTTATTAGATGAAGATACATCTGCTACCAATTTTATGATTCGGGATGCTAGAATGCAGGAATTGGTAGCTAAAGAGAAGGAACCGATTACTCCATTTATTGATCAGGTTACCTTTTTGAAAAAAGAGCTGGATGTCTCAACAATTATGGTTATTGGTGGTTCGGGTGATTACTTTGATGTAGCTGATTGTGTGATTATGATGGATCACTATTTGCCTCATCATGTGACAGCTGAAGCTAAAGAGATTGCAAAAAAATATGCAACCCACCGCCGGGTTGAGGAAAGTGGTGGATTTACTGATATAAAATTGGATCGAATTCCTTTACCTCAAGGTTTTAATCCTAAGAAAGGGCGTAAAGTTAAAATCAAAGCTAGAGGATTACATCATATACAATTTGGTATGGAAGATATTAAGCTTGAATTTGTGGAACAGTTGGTCGATAAGAGTCAGACTAAGGCTATTGGGGATATCATTTATTATGCACTGAATAAAGGTTACCTGGATGGGAATAGAAGTCTTTTTGAGGTTCTTAAGATGGTTTATCAGGATATAGAGCAATATGGCTTAGAAGTCATTGCTCCTTTTGGCAATTCCGATGGTGACTATGCTTTACCTCGACTATTGGAAGTAGGTGCAGCCATTAATCGGTTACGTACATTACAGATCAAATAA
- the yabP gene encoding sporulation protein YabP, with product MDGKDKMSSFEHKGENHEFTLTNRKYLSMSGVKEVISYNEHQIHLETVQGSCLVKGNGLNIQHLNLENGKLVVEGEISTIDYNVSGGRGFINRIFK from the coding sequence ATGGATGGTAAGGACAAAATGTCCAGTTTTGAACATAAAGGTGAAAATCACGAGTTTACTCTGACTAATCGTAAATATTTAAGTATGAGTGGGGTTAAAGAAGTTATTTCTTATAATGAGCACCAGATTCATCTAGAGACTGTCCAGGGGTCATGCCTGGTTAAAGGAAATGGGTTAAATATTCAACATTTGAATCTGGAAAATGGAAAGTTAGTGGTAGAAGGAGAAATTTCAACTATTGATTATAATGTCAGTGGAGGTAGAGGATTTATCAACCGGATATTTAAATAA
- the yabQ gene encoding spore cortex biosynthesis protein YabQ encodes MLLEIKSFLIMIAGGFAISILYDIYRWLWLAKYQRSWLKHVGDLIFSLLATIIVIGLLLYSNWGELRLYIFFGLGIGIFIYFKITRVIFAYFH; translated from the coding sequence ATGCTCCTGGAGATAAAATCTTTTCTGATTATGATAGCCGGCGGTTTTGCTATTAGTATCCTATATGACATTTACCGTTGGTTATGGCTAGCTAAGTATCAGCGTAGTTGGCTTAAACATGTCGGTGATCTAATCTTTTCATTATTGGCCACAATTATAGTTATAGGTTTACTCCTTTATAGTAATTGGGGAGAACTTCGCCTATATATTTTTTTCGGTTTAGGGATTGGCATTTTTATTTATTTTAAAATTACTAGAGTAATTTTTGCATACTTTCATTAA